Below is a window of Lacrimispora xylanolytica DNA.
ACGATCTTTGTGTTTCAAGGGCAGTTGCAAACCTTAGTACTTTGTCCGAGTACTGTATGCCCTTTGTAAAAGTAGGGGGTGCCTTTATTCCCTATAAGTCAGGGAAGATAGAAGAGGAGTTGGGAGCAGCCAAGCATGCAGTATTTTTACTTGGAGGTAAGGTAGAAGGGTTAGAGACATTTTTACTTCCTGGTACGGATGCAGAAAGGTCCTTAGTGATCATTCGTAAGAATAGCGAGACCTCTGGCAAGTATCCAAGGAAAGCTGGAATGCCATCAAAAGAACCGTTAAAATAAATGTTTCACGTGAAACATCCAGGAGCATGTGCTCCACTGTTAAACAGGGATGTTTCACGTGAAACATTTTTTGTATATACATTTATAGAATTGGTTTAAACAAAAAACATCTGGATGGTATGGAGTAGCTCGGCAGGATTTTCCAATTGTGGTAAATACTTGGAATTATTTATAAATGAGCTTTCTATGGCCGGATTGTATCTTTGATATTCGTGAATGATATCTTCCATATTTTCAACATCCTTACCACCTACGATATAGATGCTGTTATCAATTTTCTTTAAAGGATTAACAATGTTGCACTTGGTGTAATTACAGGTAACGCTTGCATATAAGGATTTTGGAGAATCCCCAAGGTGGGCGGATTCATAATAGGTATCAATCATGGAGTTTTTTACAGAGTAGGGGTTGGAAAAATAATCTTTTGTAAATTCCTCTTTGATGGCCTGCTTGCTGGTAGCAATGTTAAAGAGCAGCGTTCCGATGATAGGTAAATCTAAAATGAATTTATAGACCTTGCTATGCTTGTTGGGAATCTGACTGCACATCAATAGACTGTCTGGATTAATCAGCATAAGTTGGTCAAATAATTCGGGAGCATTGTTACATGCCATCACTGCCAGAGCAGAAGAGGAACCAGTAGCAATTACATTGGTCCGATGTCCAATTTCGGATTTAATAAAATCTGAAATCATCTGCACGTAAAGATAATTGGTGTAAGTAAGGTCTGGCTTTTCAGATCTTCCACATCCTAAGAGATCAATGGCATAGACTGTGTAGTGATCCTTCAGACTATTGATCATCTGATTCCATTCTACGCCGCTTCCGTGAGCGGATAAATTGTGAATTAATAATAGTGGTTTTCCAGTTCCTGTTTTTGTATAATGAATATTGCCGAAGCGCCATTTATAACAATGAGCCTTCGTATCAGATAATAGATTTTTGGAGGTTGCAGATAGTTTAATACATTTATTAATGACAGCAGTAGCAGCTGCGGCACTGGCGGATAAAACGAGAAGAGTCAGTAATTTGTTCTTTGTTTTCATTATTTCCCTCCTAATGTAGAATAATCTCTTCCTATTATAATATAATCAATATGGACTTACAACGGCAAACATATTAATTTATTCTTAAGCTTGGTAAAATGTTTCACGTGAAACATTTTTTATAAATTCTGTATTTTTTTTACAGGAAACCATAGGAAAAAAAAATAAAGTATGCTATACTCTAGTTTGAACTGCAATTTCCGGATGTTATACAGGAGAAAACGAATAATGGGAAGAATCATTGCGATAGCAAACCAGAAAGGCGGAGTCGGTAAAACGACTACTGCAATCAATTTGTCCGCATGTCTTGCTGAGGCTGGACAACGGGTATTAGCTGTGGATTTTGATCCACAGGGAAATGAAACCAGCGGGCTTGGAATTGAAAAAAGCACCGTGGAAAAAACCATCTATGATCTGCTGGTAGGAGAGTGTGAAATTGATGAATGTCTGATTACCAATGTCCAGGATAACCTGGATTTACTTCCCTCTAATGTAGAGTTGGCAGGAGCTGAAATTGAGCTGTTGGAAATCGAGAACAAAGAAAATCTCCTTAAAACATATCTTGAAAAAGTCAAGAAAAACTATGATTTCATTATCATAGATTGTCCCCCATCACTTAATTTATTGACAATCAATGCCTTAACCGCCGCAAACACTGTTTTAGTGCCGATTCAATGTGAATATTATGCTCTGGAAGGGTTGAGCCAGGTACTAAAAACCGTAGGTTTGGTAAAGAAAAAGCTGAATCCTTCCTTAGAAATGGAAGGCGTTGTCTTTACTATGTACGATGCCAGGACAAATCTTTCCCTGGAAGTTGTGGAAAGCGTAAAGAATAATTTAAATCAAAATATCTATAAAACCATTATACCCAGAAATGTCAGACTGGCGGAAGCTCCCAGTCATGGAATGCCAATCAATTTATATGATTCCAGATCAGCCGGAGCAGAAAGCTACCGGTTACTGGCGGCCGAAGTAATAAGCAGAGGAGAAGATATCTAGATATGGCAAAGAGAACAGGTTTAGGAAAAGGACTTGGAGCAATTTTTGGAGATGAGGTCATGGAGTCGGCGGCAGAGGAACAGGAGATAAAGAATCATCAGAAACAGGAAGCTGCGGAAGCAGCCGCGAAAAAGGATGAAGTTCCCGATTTTGAAACCGGAAAAGAGATGTTTTTAAAACTATCTTCCATAGAGCCTAACCGGAATCAGCCTAGAAATGAATTTAAAGAAGACTCACTTTTGGAATTAGCAGAATCCATGAAAGAATATGGGGTTCTGCAGCCACTTTTGGTGCAGAAAAAAGGGGATTTCTATGAAATTATTGCTGGTGAACGCCGATGGAGAGCTGCGAAGCTGGCAGGTCTGAAAGAAGTTCCAGTGGTTATCCGGGAATATACAAAGCAGCAATCCATGGAAATTGCCTTAATTGAAAACGTTCAGAGAGAAGATTTAAATCCCATTGAAGAAGCAAAGGCGTACCAAAGACTGATGCAGGAATTCAGCTTAAAGCAGGAAGAGATTGCTGCCAGAGTTGCAAAGAACAGGGTTACCATTACCAATAGCATGCGGCTTTTAAAGCTGGATGAAAGGGTTCAGGATATGCTTATCCAGAACCAGATTACAGGTGGTCACGCAAGAGCCCTCCTTTCTGTTGAGGACCCAGAGCTTCAGTTCCAGCTGGCTGGTAAGATTGTGGCGGAAAGCTTAAGTGTCAGAGAAGTAGAAAAGCTTGTAAAATCCTTATCAAAAAAGAAGGAACCAAAGGAAAAGAAGGAAGAGGATGTGAGTCTTTCCCTGATTTTCCGTGAATTAGAAGATCGGATGAAATCTGCTATGGGAACTAAAGTCAGCATCAACCGTAAGGATAAGAATAAAGGAAGAGTGGAAATCGAGTATTATTCTGAGGCTGAATTGGAAAGAATAGTAGAATTGATAGAATCCATAAGGTAACATCATAAAAGTGAGGACGAACGAATGGATAACAGTATGTTAACTCAGCTGCCGGTTGACCCAGCTTTTTTAATCTTGGGGTTGGCAGTGCTTACCATATTATTAATGATTATTGTAATCATATGTCTGATTCAGATGAGAAAGCTGTACCGCAGATATGATTATTTCATGAGAGGGAAGGATGCGGAGACCCTGGAAGAAATCATTATGGACCAGATGGAAGACATCTCAGAGCTAAAGGCAGAAGATCGGGCTAATAAGGATTCTCTTCGAAATACCAATAAAAACTACAGAAGTGCCTTTCAGAAGTTTGGGCTTGTAAAATATAATGCATTTAAGGGAATGGGAGGCAACTTAAGCTTTGCCATGGCAATGCTTGATTACACCAATACCGGTTTTGTTTTAAACTCCGTTCATAGCCGGGAAGGATGTTATGTATACATCAAAGAAGTAGATAGAGGCGAAACAGACGTTTTACTTGGAAGCGAAGAAAAGGATGCTTTGGAAATGGCATTGGGATATCATTCCTAAATAGAATAAAAAGCAGGTGCGATTGGCTTGTACGATACCTTCAGCGTAGATTTGACTCATTACCGGGTCTATTTGAAGGAGGGGGCGTACGGCTGGGCACCTGCTTTTTATATGCCATAAGAGATTGATTATTTACATAAAAGGTCATTTCGGTCGGGAGGGACATTATAAGCTATAAGATGATTTTTGCTAACGTGATAGAAAATAAGCTCAAAGGGCACCAGATCGACAGCAGATAAACCCTGGAGGTACTAACGTGACAGAGCATTAGGACTATAGTTACTAGTGTGACAGAGTGCTAACCTTATCGTCCTTAGTGTGAAAGAGCAT
It encodes the following:
- a CDS encoding alpha/beta fold hydrolase encodes the protein MKTKNKLLTLLVLSASAAAATAVINKCIKLSATSKNLLSDTKAHCYKWRFGNIHYTKTGTGKPLLLIHNLSAHGSGVEWNQMINSLKDHYTVYAIDLLGCGRSEKPDLTYTNYLYVQMISDFIKSEIGHRTNVIATGSSSALAVMACNNAPELFDQLMLINPDSLLMCSQIPNKHSKVYKFILDLPIIGTLLFNIATSKQAIKEEFTKDYFSNPYSVKNSMIDTYYESAHLGDSPKSLYASVTCNYTKCNIVNPLKKIDNSIYIVGGKDVENMEDIIHEYQRYNPAIESSFINNSKYLPQLENPAELLHTIQMFFV
- a CDS encoding ParB/RepB/Spo0J family partition protein, translated to MAKRTGLGKGLGAIFGDEVMESAAEEQEIKNHQKQEAAEAAAKKDEVPDFETGKEMFLKLSSIEPNRNQPRNEFKEDSLLELAESMKEYGVLQPLLVQKKGDFYEIIAGERRWRAAKLAGLKEVPVVIREYTKQQSMEIALIENVQREDLNPIEEAKAYQRLMQEFSLKQEEIAARVAKNRVTITNSMRLLKLDERVQDMLIQNQITGGHARALLSVEDPELQFQLAGKIVAESLSVREVEKLVKSLSKKKEPKEKKEEDVSLSLIFRELEDRMKSAMGTKVSINRKDKNKGRVEIEYYSEAELERIVELIESIR
- a CDS encoding DUF4446 family protein; translated protein: MDNSMLTQLPVDPAFLILGLAVLTILLMIIVIICLIQMRKLYRRYDYFMRGKDAETLEEIIMDQMEDISELKAEDRANKDSLRNTNKNYRSAFQKFGLVKYNAFKGMGGNLSFAMAMLDYTNTGFVLNSVHSREGCYVYIKEVDRGETDVLLGSEEKDALEMALGYHS
- a CDS encoding ParA family protein, translating into MGRIIAIANQKGGVGKTTTAINLSACLAEAGQRVLAVDFDPQGNETSGLGIEKSTVEKTIYDLLVGECEIDECLITNVQDNLDLLPSNVELAGAEIELLEIENKENLLKTYLEKVKKNYDFIIIDCPPSLNLLTINALTAANTVLVPIQCEYYALEGLSQVLKTVGLVKKKLNPSLEMEGVVFTMYDARTNLSLEVVESVKNNLNQNIYKTIIPRNVRLAEAPSHGMPINLYDSRSAGAESYRLLAAEVISRGEDI